One genomic segment of Ricinus communis isolate WT05 ecotype wild-type chromosome 5, ASM1957865v1, whole genome shotgun sequence includes these proteins:
- the LOC8288874 gene encoding RING-H2 finger protein ATL54: MGFLSVSVKMPCFGIKFLVASIYYFKTVFIVALTHLRLLKPPQQAYTREEEANDYVLVINRLCPIPVSVPIDVLTALVKKRLVVRKFSSILSRLGKDEDEVCMCPVCLDSINKTHEIRELCNCAHVFHKECLDTWVDEGQVTCPLCRSMLFPDNILTATAEDPWITQRNALFSDDSAISSTK, from the exons ATGGGCTTTCTCTCTGTCTCCGTGAAGATGCCATGCTTTGGCATCAAGTTCTTGGTAGCCTCTATATATTACTTCAAGACTGTGTTCATTGTGGCCCTCACTCATCTGCGTCTGCTCAAGCCACCTCAACAAGCTTATACTAGGGAGGAGGAGGCCAACGATTATGTTCTTGTAATCAATAGGCTGTGCCCCATACCAGTTTCAGTCCCTATTGATGTTCTAACAGCCCTTGTTAAGAAGAGACTTGTAGTCAGAAAATTTAGCAGTATCCTCTCAAGACTGGGGAAGGATGAAGATGAAGTGTGCATGTGCCCTGTCTGCTTAGATTCCATAAACAAAACCCATGAAATCAGAGAGCTTTGCAACTGTGCTCATGTGTTTCATAAAGAGTGCCTGGATACTTGGGTAGATGAGGGACAGGTTACCTGCCCCTTGTGTAGATCCATGCTCTTTCCTGATAACATTTTGACTGCCACGGCTGAAGATCCATGGATTACGCAGAGGAATGCTCTATTTTCTG ATGACTCTGCCATCTCTTCCACCAAGTAG